One window from the genome of Acanthochromis polyacanthus isolate Apoly-LR-REF ecotype Palm Island chromosome 21, KAUST_Apoly_ChrSc, whole genome shotgun sequence encodes:
- the kpnb1 gene encoding importin subunit beta-1, with protein MELITILEKTVSPDRNELEAAQKFLEQAAIENLPTFLVELSKVLANPGNTQVARVAAGLQVKNSLTSKDPDVKTQYQQRWLAIDANARREIKNYVLQTLGTETYRPSSASQCVAGIACAEIPVNQWPELIPQLVANVTDPSSTEHMKESTLEAIGYICQDIDPEQLQENANQILTAIIQGMRKEEPSNNVKLAATNALLNSLEFTKANFDKETERHFIMQVVCEATQCPDTRVRVAALQNLVKIMSLYYQYMETYMGPALFAITIEAMKSDIDEVALQGIEFWSNVCDEEMDLAIEASEASEQGRPPEHTSKFYAKGALQYLVPILTQTLAKQDENDDDDDWNPCKAAGVCLMLLATCCEDDVVPHVLPFIKEHIKNPDWRYRDASVMAFGSILEGPELNQLKPLVIQAMPTLIELMKDPSVVVRDTTAWTVGRICELLPEAAINEVYLAPLLQCLIEGLGAEPRVASNVCWAFSSLAEAAYEATDAAEDQEEPSTYCLSSSFEIIVQKLLETTDRPDGHQNNLRSAAYEALMEIVKNSAKDCYPAVQKTTLVIMERLQQVLQMESHIQSTSDRIQFNDLQSLLCATLQNVLRKVQHQDALQISDVVMASLLRMFQSTAGSGGVQEDALMAVSTLVEVLGSDFQKYMDAFKPFLAIGLKNYAEYQVCLAAVGLVCDLCRALMSNILPYCDEIMQLLLENLGNENVHRSVKPQILSAFGDIALAIGGEFKKYLDIVLDTLQQASQAQVDKTDYDMVDYLNELREGCLEAYTGIIQGLKGDQENVHPDVMLVQPRVEFILSFIHHIAEDEDHSDGVVANAAGLIGDLCTAFGKDVMKLVEVRPLINDLLTEGRRSKTTKTKTLATWATKELRKLKSQA; from the exons ATGGAGCTCATCACTATCCTCGAGAAAACCGTCTCTCCAG ATCGGAATGAACTGGAGGCGGCACAGAAGTTTCTGGAGCAGGCGGCGATAGAGAACCTG CCCACGTTCCTGGTGGAGCTGTCCAAGGTTCTGGCAAACCCGGGGAACACTCAGGTTGCTCGAGTGGCTGCAGGTCTGCAGGTGAAGAACTCTCTGACCTCCAAAGACCCGGACGTGAAGACTCAGTACCAGCAGCGATGGCTGGCCATCGACGCCAATGCTCGCCGCGAGATAAAGAACTAC GTTCTACAGACCTTGGGTACAGAGACATACCGGCCCAGCTCTGCCTCGCAGTGTGTCGCCGGCATCGCCTGCGCCGAGATCCCAGTCAACCAGTGGCCCGAACTGATCCCTCAGCTGGTGGCCAACGTCACGGACCCGTCCAGCACCGAGCACATGAAGGAGTCCACGCTGGAGGCCATCGGATACATCTGCCAGGACATC GACCCggagcagctgcaggaaaacGCCAACCAGATCCTGACTGCCATCATCCAGGGCATGAGGAAGGAGGAGCCGAGCAACAACGTAAAGCTGGCAGCAACCAACGCTCTGCTCAACTCTCTGGAGTTCACCAAAGCTAACTTCGACAAGGAG ACGGAGAGACACTTCATCATGCAGGTGGTTTGTGAAGCGACACAGTGTCCCGACACCAGA gtgcGCGTGGCGGCTTTACAGAACCTTGTGAAGATCATGTCTCTATATTATCAGTACATGGAGACGTACATGGGACCCGCTCTGTTTGCG ATCACCATCGAGGCGATGAAGAGTGACATCGATGAGGTGGCCTTACAGGGCATCGAGTTCTGGTCCAACGTCTGTGACGAGGAGATGGACCTGGCCATCGAGGCCTCAGAG GCCTCGGAGCAGGGACGCCCTCCAGAGCACACCAGCAAATTCTACGCCAAAGGGGCCCTGCAGTACCTGGTCCCCATCCTGACCCAGACCCTCGCTAAGCAG GACGAGAACGACGACGATGACGACTGGAACCCCTGTAAGGCGGCTGGAGTCTGTCTGATGCTGTTGGCCACCTGCTGCGAGGACGACGTGGTTCCTCACGTTCTGCCCTTCATCAAAGAACACATCAAAAACCCCGACTGGCGCTACAGAGACGCCTCCGTCATGGCCTTCGGATCCATCCTGGAAGGACCAGAGCTGAACCAGCTCAAACCACTCGTCATACAA GCCATGCCCACCCTGATCGAGCTGATGAAGGACCCCTCGGTGGTGGTCCGGGACACCACAGCCTGGACCGTTGGGAGGATCTGTGAGCTGCTGCCCGAAGCCGCCATCAACGAGGTTTACTTGGCGCCCTTGCTGCAGTGTCTGATCGAGGGTCTGGGGGCGGAGCCAAGGGTTGCATCCAACGTCTGCTGG GCGTTCTCGTCTCTGGCCGAGGCGGCGTACGAAGCGACGGACGCTGCAGAGGACCAGGAGGAGCCCAGCACGTACTGCCTGTCCTCGTCCTTCGAGATCATCGTTCAGAAGCTGCTGGAGACCACAGACAG GCCCGACGGTCACCAGAACAACCTGCGTTCAGCTGCCTACGAGGCTCTGATGGAGATCGTGAAGAACAGCGCTAAGGACTGTTACCCTGCAGTCCAGAAGACCACGCTGGTGATCATGGAGAGGCTGCAGCAGGTCCTGCAGATGGAG TCTCACATCCAGAGCACCTCGGACCGGATCCAGTTCAATGACCTGCAGTCACTGCTGTGTGCCACGCTACAG AATGTTCTCCGTAAGGTGCAGCATCAGGACGCCCTGCAGATCTCAGACGTGGTGATGGCATCTCTCCTGAGGATGTTTCAGAGCACCGCCGGCTCCGGAGGCGTCCAGGAGGACGCTCTGATGGCCGTGTCCACGCTGGTCGAAG TTCTGGGCAGCGACTTCCAGAAATACATGGATGCCTTCAAGCCTTTCCTGGCTATTGGACTGAAGAACTACGCTGAGTATCAG GTGTGTCTGGCAGCGGTGGGGCTGGTGTGCGACCTGTGCAGAGCTCTGATGTCCAACATCCTGCCTTACTGTGACGAGATCATGCAGCTACTGCTGGAGAACCTTGGG AATGAAAACGTTCATCGGTCGGTGAAGCCTCAGATCCTCTCGGCGTTCGGCGACATCGCTCTGGCCATCGGAGGAGAGTTTAAGAAATATCTGGACATCGTGTTGGACACTCTGCAGCAGGCGTCTCAGGCTCAAGTGGACAAG ACGGACTACGACATGGTGGATTACCTGAATGAGCTGAGGGAGGGCTGTCTGGAGGCCTACACCGGCATCATCCAGGGCCTGAAGGGCGACCAGGAGAACGTGCACC CCGACGTGATGCTGGTCCAGCCTCGGGTGGAGTTCATCCTGTCCTTCATCCATCATATCGCCGAGGACGAGGATCACTCTGACGGCGTCGTGGCCAACGCTGCCGGCCTAATTGG CGACCTGTGCACGGCGTTCGGTAAGGACGTGATGAAGCTGGTGGAGGTTCGTCCTCTCATCAACGACCTGCTGACGGAGGGACGACGCTCCAAAACCACCAAGACCAAGACGCTGGCGACCTGGGCCACCAAGGAGCTCCGCAAGCTCAAGAGCCAGGCCTG a
- the LOC110967850 gene encoding LOW QUALITY PROTEIN: suppressor of cytokine signaling 7-like (The sequence of the model RefSeq protein was modified relative to this genomic sequence to represent the inferred CDS: deleted 2 bases in 1 codon), with protein MNDAQQEMSPDFVLMRLVSAAEYDRLDEPDDLMSGGGGFGPVKAALGHRGGGFELDSSGPSAGLGSASPHYSSPLPGKGELDGGLVLSQASPGSEAPLSPPPPEDFAVAAQRFVDFPVPHGQLGGPGSRAQLMVFQNLLRSGDRILECGLEQPPPRFLQEEQRQQRDPDSGTGPGGTTAGPGGGRDQNSHCIPPTEDSLQSQPQLLQWHPVLRLSKSTDGSQNPQQGVPALDSDPGSVLCHRHRLLTDRLAKWPPGLLDQALRVGLLEPRKNCPSGGEDPVLALARRLGQLGEGREGGGGEDTVLPLPRCSCHSILAPGPGGMGPGEDPSETSDALLVLEGLGSEEVGGLGRGGDGEEADKGEVGGVGVLPGGAGPVFSSGTLSGLMRQVHRLAEEAGVCTDQTCRSSLAVLPPHSSASCPYPPVCPQAPQAAATLSGFQPSPDPLLTSGPDPAPRPQHQHQSRSQPQSRAATPKLGLASGGPGRAASPLVVLEGEVGGGGLRDGEKTPRGKSRKGGSLKVRLSKLFRTKSSSGGSGGLLDKRPSLASSTSSGGSLLDVWGSTCSNTEQDSSRLQVSRPHSAFSPVPFTPAFTGETVSLVDVDISRRGGSSLHPPTPPPPPRRSLSLLDDFGGPPQQQGPFMERSVGASMQSLPPRPMALPPSLSTIQHSLSLNDTFLRGLPRPVPLRPDGHPPPRLAPRCPLSRPDAGSFATSLRELEKCGWYWGPMNWEDAEMKLKGKPDGSFLVRDSSDPRYILSLSFRSQGVTHHTRMEHYRGTFSLWCHPKFEDRCHSVVEFIERAIMHSKNGKFLYFLRSRVPGKPPTPVQLLYPVSRFSSVKSLQHLCRFCIRQLVRIDHIQELPLPTPLIAYLRKFYYYDPEEEISPTLNELKEPREMKEPSPDQSSQPGVESQT; from the exons ATGAACGACGCGCAGCAAGAAATGTCTCCGGACTTCGTCCTGATGCGGCTCGTGTCCGCCGCCGAATACGACCGGCTGGACGAGCCTGACGACCTGATGTCCGGAGGCGGCGGCTTCGGGCCCGTCAAAGCAGCGCTGGGACACCGCGGCGGCGGGTTCGAGCTGGATTCCAGCGGCCCCTCGGCAGGCCTCGGCTCGGCATCCCCGCACTATAGCTCACCGCTCCCCGGGAAGGGAGAGCTGGATGGCGGGCTGGTGTTGTCGCAGGCCTCGCCGGGCTCCGAGGCGCCGCTCTCCCCTCCGCCGCCAGAGGACTTTGCCGTAGCGGCCCAGCGGTTTGTGGATTTCCCAGTGCCGCACGGC CAGCTCGGGGGGCCCGGGTCCAGGGCGCAGCTGATGGTGTTCCAGAACCTGCTGCGGTCCGGAGACCGGATTCTGGAGTGCGGGCTGGAGCAGCCACCCCCGAGGTTCCTGCAGGAGGAGCAGAGACAGCAACGCGACCCGGACTCAGGGACCGGTCCTGGAGGTACCACGGCCGGGCCCGGAGGCGGGAGGGACCAGAACTCCCACTGCATCCCCCCTACAGAGGACAGCCTGCAGTCACAGCCACAGCTCCTGCAGTGGCACCCTGTCCTCCGGCTGTCCAAAAGCACTGACGGCTCCCAGAACCCCCAGCAGGGCGTCCCGGCTCTGGACTCTGATCCCGGGTCCGTCCTGTGCCACAGACACCGTCTGCTGACAGACCGGCTGGCCAAGTGGCCCCCAGGCCTGCTGGACCAAGCCCTGCGTGTAGGGCTCCTGGAGCCCAGGAAGAACTGCCCTTCAGGGGGCGAGGACCCGGTTCTGGCTCTGGCCCGGAGGCTGGGTCAGCTGggtgaggggagggagggaggtggaggggagGACACGGTGCTCCCCCTCCCTCGCTGCTCCTGCCACAGCATCCTGGCACCGGGCCCGGGGGGCATGGGGCCCGGCGAGGATCCGAGTGAGACCAGCGACGCCCTGCTGGTCCTGGAGGGTCTGGGGTCCGAGGAGGTGGGAGGCCTGGGGCGGGGTGGGGATGGTGAGGAAGCTGACAAAGGGGAGGTGGGGGGGGTTGGTGTTCTCCCTGGGGGGGCAGGGCCGGTGTTCTCCAGTGGAACCCTGAGCGGTCTGATGCGGCAGGTCCACCGGCTGGCGGAGGAGGCAGGGGTTTGCACCGACCAGACCTGCCGCTCCTCGCTGGCCGTCCTCCCCCCCCATAGCTCTGCCTCCTGCCCCTACCCCCCTGTCTGCCCCCAGGCCCCCCAGGCCGCTGCCACCCTCAGCGGGTTCCAGCCGTCCCCTGATCCCCTCCTCACCTCTGGCCCTGACCCGGCCCCCCGCCCACAGCATCAGCACCAGTCCCGTTCCCAGCCGCAGAGTCGGGCTGCCACCCCCAAGCTCGGCTTGGCCTCTGGGGGGCCGGGCCGGGCCGCCTCCCCCCTGGTGGTCCTGGAGGGTGAGGTGGGGGGAGGAGGATTAAGGGATGGGGAGAAGACACCACGGGGGAAGTCCAGGAAGGGGGGCTCCCTTAAGGTCCGACTCAGCAAACTGTTCAGAACCAAGAGCTCCAGTGGCGGGTCAGGGGGGCTGCTCGACAAGAGGCCGTCCCTAGCTTCATCCACCTCATCTGGGGGGAGTCTGCTGGACGTGTGGGGGTCCACCTGCAGCAACACGGAGCAGGACAGCAGCAG gCTGCAGGTTTCCAGACCTCACAGTGCCTTCTCTCCGGTGCCCTTCACTCCTGCTTTCACCG GTGAGACGGTGTCTCTGGTTGATGTGGATATTTCTCGCAGGGGTGGGAGCTCCCTACACCCTCccactccccctcctcctcccaggCGGAGCCTCAGTCTTCTCG ATGATTTCGGGGGTCCTCCTCAGCAACAGGGGCCCTTCATGGAGCGCAGCGTTGGGGCCTCCATGCAGTCTCTGCCTCCCCGGCCGATGGCGCTGCCCCCCTCCCTCAGTACCATCCAACACAGCCTGAGCCTCAACG ACACCTTCCTGAGAGGTTTACCCCGACCGGTACCGCTACGACCTGACGGCCACCCACCGCCCCGACTCGCCCCCCGATGCCCCCTCAGTCGACCCGACGCCGGCAGCTTCGCCACTAGCCTCAGAGAGCTGGAGAAG tgcgGCTGGTACTGGGGTCCGATGAACTGGGAAGATGCAGAGATGAAGCTGAAGGGGAAACCAGACGGTTCTTTTCTGGTCCGGGACAGTTCAGACCCTCGGTACATCCTGAGTCTGAGCTTCAGGTCGCAGGGCGTCACGCACCACACACGCATGGAGCACTACAGAG GAACCTTCAGTCTGTGGTGTCACCCTAAGTTCGAGGATCGATGTCACTCTGTGGTGGAGTTCATAGAAAGAGCCATCATGCACTCCAAGAATGGGAAGTTTCTCTACTTTCTGCGTTCACGAGTCCCAGGTAAGC CCCCCACCCCGGTCCAGCTCCTATATCCTGTCTCCAGGTTTAGCAGCGTTAAATCTCTTCAGCATCTCTGTCGCTTCTGCATCCGGCAGCTGGTCCGAATCGACCACATCCAGGAGCTGCCGCTGCCCAC GCCTCTGATCGCCTACCTGAGGAAGTTCTACTACTACGACCCGGAGGAGGAGATCAGCCCGACACTGAATGAGCTGAAGGAACCCAGGGAGATGAAGGAGCCGAGCCCTGATCAGAGCAGCCAGCCGGGGGTTGAGTCTCAGACGTAG
- the LOC110967847 gene encoding properdin: MEVLRVLLVLVLLLGSVQRSECVRCFARFHLSSGQCDEEIGEVDEDDCCQNPKYGYQATDGTCQSCGPPAWSSWSPWSPCNVLCGKGVRQRSRKCFGVGQSECENINDKLQTEPCDGTCCEDQGWGQWLAWSPCSVTCGGVGVRRRERVCSSPPECLSACNGSSQETESCAAHNTCPVHGGWSSWSGWSDCSHSCIDDQRADADAIMPSRMRRRSCSNPAPSNDTAPPGNSCPENDVQKQVCSELPNCPVNGNWGAWSPAGPCSVSCGEGLRLSTRKCDSPAPKYGGLYCEGPSTQSSVCKSPCPVDGFWSGWSNWGECTASCIPQGRAPVRTRRRSCSNPAPSTTPPGGGCQGDNRQVEHCNHLPHCKVDGGWGSWSPFTSCPVTCGVGFQVSIRRCDSPAPQHGGRQCPGEGRRSSICSTNVHCPVDGVWSEWSAWSVCKYPFGDRKITCKQIGGSQSRVRECLHRAHNGSICSGDSLMDRRVCYDVSRCYVKGSWDGWDTWSLCRPACVNSARDNPARIRSRVCRPDYSNYPPTIGRQKEKATFFGTPLVDCGAPPDGGEKYQKEPCLSVPACS, translated from the exons ATGGAGGTTCTGAgagttctgctggttctggttctgctgctgggTTCTGTGCAGCGTTCAG agtgtGTGCGGTGTTTTGCACGTTTCCACCTGTCCTCGGGTCAATGTGATGAAGAGATTGGTGAGGTGGACGAAGACGACTGCTGTCAGAACCCAAAGTATGGTTACCAGGCAACCGACGGAACGTGTCAGTCCTGTGG tCCTCCAGCCTGGTCCTCCTGGTCGCCATGGTCACCCTGTAATGTCCTGTGTGGGAAGGGTGTGAGGCAGAGGAGCAGGAAGTGCTTTGGCGTCGGCCAATCAGAATGTGAGAACATCAATGACAAACTGCAGACAGAACCATGTGACGGGACCTGCTGTgaag ATCAGGGGTGGGGCCAGTGGCTCGCCTGGTCTCCATGTTCGGTCACCTGTGGGGGAGTCGGCgtcaggaggagggagagagtcTGTTCTAGTCCTCCTGAGTGTCTCTCAGCCTGCAATGGGTCTTCACAGGAGACAGAGAGCTGTGCAGCTCACAACACCTGTCCAG tcCATGGCGGTTGGTCCAGCTGGTCCGGTTGGTCCGATTGTTCCCATTCATGCATCGATGACCAGCGTGCTGATGCCGATGCCATCATGCCCTCCAGAATGCGACGTCGGTCCTGCTCTAACCCCGCCCCTTCCAACGACACGGCACCACCTGGCAACAGTTGCCCTGAGAACGACGTCCAGAAGCAGGTGTGCAGCGAGCTGCCAAACTGTCCAG TGAACGGCAACTGGGGGGCGTGGTCTCCAGCTGGGCCGTGCTCCGTTTCTTGTGGGGAGGGTCTCCGGTTGTCAACCAGGAAGTGTGACAGTCCCGCCCCTAAATATGGTGGTTTGTACTGTGAGGGGCCGAGCACCCAGAGCAGCGTCTGTAAGAGTCCGTGTCCTGTGGATGGATTCTGGTCCGGCTGGTCCAACTGGGGCGAGTGCACCGCCTCCTGTATCCCACAAGGCCGAGCTCCTGTCAGGACACGCCGCCGCTCCTGCTCTAACCCCGCCCCTTCGACCACACCACCTGGAGGAGGTTGCCAAGGTGACAACCGCCAGGTGGAGCACTGCAATCACTTGCCTCACTGTAAAG tgGACGGGGGTTGGGGGTCTTGGTCGCctttcacttcctgtcctgTTACCTGTGGGGTGGGGTTTCAGGTGTCCATCAGAAGATGTGACAGCCCCGCCCCCCAACATGGCGGCCGACAGTGTCCTGGAGAAGGACGTCGAAGCAGCATCTGTTCCACTAACGTCCACTGTCCAG TGGACGGCGTGTGGTCGGAGTGGTCAGCGTGGAGTGTGTGTAAATACCCGTTTGGTGACCGGAAAATCACCTGCAAGCAGATAGGCGGCAGTCAGAGTAGAGTACGAGAATGTCTCCATCGAGCTCATAACGGGTCCATCTGCAGTGGAGACAGTCTGATGGACCGACGGGTCTGCTACGATGTCAGCAGATGCTACG TGAAGGGGAGCTGGGACGGTTGGGACACGTGGAGTTTGTGTCGACCAGCTTGTGTAAATTCAGCGAGAGACAACCCCGCCCGAATCAGGAGCAGAGTCTGTCGGCCTGATTACAGCAATTACCC tcCCACCATCGGCCGGCAGAAGGAGAAGGCCACGTTCTTCGGTACTCCGCTGGTCGACTGCGGTGCTCCGCCTGATGGAGGAGAGAAGTACCAAAAGGAACCCTGCCTCAGTGTACCAGCCTGCAGCTGA